One region of Zootoca vivipara chromosome 7, rZooViv1.1, whole genome shotgun sequence genomic DNA includes:
- the RWDD3 gene encoding RWD domain-containing protein 3, with protein sequence MSDLALEELSAIAAIYCGEDECEVLEVSEAEGIWFRIQTSAKGPLGADILLKLLFHLPIGYPSSLPNISVSSEQLTRTQCAAVKGRLLEEAKRHFSQPMVHELILWIQQNLKHAVEQAETSVCSGESTLSTDGPKEDGVWIALLRLDHMRAKGKYVKTVEKWCADLKLTGRLMFMGKMILILLQGDRGSIKEYLLLQKTSKVDVDSSGKKCKEKMISVLSETKAQAAHRRFQAFEVKEYSTLGELQNEFKAAGLEELFSEFVLAHLK encoded by the exons ATGTCGGACTTGGCTTTAGAGGAGCTCTCTGCGATTGCTGCTATTTACTGCGGGGAAGATGAATGCGAAGTGCTGGAGGTGTCAG AGGCGGAAGGAATCTGGTTTAGGATTCAGACCAGCGCAAAAGGACCTTTGGGCGCAGATATATTGCTGAAGCTGTTGTTTCACTTGCCGATCGGTTACCCATCAAGCCTGCCGAATATCTCTGTTAGCTCTGAGCAGCTTACAAGGACGCAGTGTGCGGCCGTGAAAGGGAGATTACTCGAGGAAGCCAAGAGGCATTTTTCACAGCCCATGGTACACGAGCTGATTCTCTGGATACAGCAGAATCTTAAGCATGCTGTCGAGCAAGCTGAAACTTCAGTCTGCAGTGGGGAAAGTACTCTATCAACAGACGGACCTAAGGAGGATGGTGTCTGGATTGCCCTTCTGCGTTTAGATCATATGAGAGCTAAGGGAAAATATGTCAAAACGGTGGAAAAATGGTGTGCAGATCTAAAGCTGACTGGAAGACTGATGTTCATGGGCAAGATGATTCTGATTCTTCTTCAAGGAGACAGAGGAAGCATTAAG gAATATCTTCTTCTTCAGAAAACCAGCAAGGTGGATGTGGATTCGAGCGGAAAGAAGTGTAAAGAGAAAATGATTAGCGTTCTTTCAGAAACAAAAGCCCAGGCAGCACACAGAAG GTTCCAGGCATTTGAAGTCAAAGAGTACTCAACGCTGGGTGAGCTGCAAAATGAATTCAAGGCTGCGGGCCTGGAAGAACTGTTCAGTGAGTTTGTGCTGGCTCACCTGAAGTAA